The Cyclobacteriaceae bacterium DNA segment CAGTGGCCAATATGGTGCTATTCAGATTGGACGAGGATCAGCCTTTGACATGACGGGGTACACCACTTTAACCTTCCGTGTATATGCTGCTGCCGCGCAACAGTTAATCGTGCAACTAAACAATGATGCCGATAATTATTTGAACATACCACAGGGTTGGAGTGAAGTAAGTTTACCTGTAGCCACTATGAATGGCAACACCAGCGCAGTTTCAGAATTGCGCATTAAAAACAACAACGCCAACCTACCGGTAACCCTGTATTTTGATGAAATAGGATTAAGAAATTAAATCAGTAATAGAACAAAGAATAAGAAGGCTATTAGCTAAAAATAGCCTTCTATTCTTTAAATTAAAGACCAATTATATTTATTAGATACGTCCCAATTCCGATTCGAACATGAAAATTTCCAAGCTAGTTATCAGTGCGTGTTGCTTACTTGTCATAACCATTTTATTCTCTTGTAGTAGCGAAACACCTGAAGCAAAAGAACCCGATGTGGATCCGGTTTCAGATAGTATTGCATTAACCATAAACCTGACCAACAAAAAGCAGGAAATGATCGGCTTTGGAGGCGCGCTTACCTGGTACAGTAATTGGCTTACCTCCAATACCAAGGTAAATGAAATTGCCGACCTGATGTTTACTGATTTGGGTATTGATATTATCCGTTTCAAAACATGGTACTATCCTGACAACTATCCCTCCAACAAGGAAGTAAGCAATATGTCTAACAACGGAGACAATGATTATGCAAAAGCGCATTGGGATGCAACCAATCAGTTATACACACTGGCAAAGCAACGAAACCCCAACGTAAAGGTTCTGCTATCATCATGGGGACCACCAATATCCTTGAAAGACAATAATAAATTAAGAGAAGGTACCCTTAAGAAAAATGAAAATGGCTTTATGTACGATGAGTTCGCAGAATACTGGAACAATCTGTTGGACTACACCCCCTTTAACCCTGACTATATCAGCATCCAGAATGAACCCACCTACACCAATTCAAACTGGACAACCTGTAAGTGGTCCATTTCTGAAACCGCAGCATTACCGGGATACAATACGGCCCTCAATAAAGTATATGATAAGATAAAAAACCGTGCGAATGTACCGCTATTGATTGGACCCGAGTCGCAAGACATACCTACGTATAGCCCATTTGTGAATGTCTTGAAAGACAATCCGAATTGCGCCATGTTTGGCTGGCATCCTTATAACATTAACTCAACCACTTCGGCCGCATCCATTACTGCATCACTCAACAACGTAGCCAGCCTTTCATCAAAGCCCAATATGATGACCGAGTTCTCTGATAACCTTTCATGGTTCAATACAGCCTTGTTTATTCAGGAGTCTTTAACTCGCGCCAACACTTCGGCTTACATTTATTGGAAACTCATGTGGGCCACACCCACTTCAGGCGAAGATGCAGCTATGATCAGTACCGGATCAAGTCCAACTTCACCGTACCAGGTAACACCCTACTATCATCTCATCAAGCACTTCTCAAAAAATATCGATGCAGGCTACCATCGGGTAGAAACAACAACGGCTACCACTCCTGCCTCAAATTTAGTTACGTCAGCATTTGTAAGTCCTGATAACACGAAAGTCACCATCGTTGTAATTAATAACGGCACATCGAATGCTAAAGTGCATTTTATTGCCGAAGGTAAAACGGCTACCGGTATTAGCGTGGTTCAAAGCAAGGAAGGAAGCTACTACACATCGGTAACAACTACATCTCCTTCAAAATCGATAATCCTTCCGGGTAAAACCATAACTACGGTGGTGCTTGATCTATAGTGCTTTGTAAATGATTGATCGGTCCACTTTAATCGCAAGCTGTGTTTTATTGATGCTGCGTTCATTTGCTCAAGTAGATGATAACGCATCAGAAAAAACAATTATCCTGTACAATAATCTCAAGGCCATTCAAAACAGCAATTACTTTCTATTCGGACAAGAGTTTTTTAACAGTTTCAAGTTTAGTTCCGGTAGTGCACATGGTGATGAAACCTATTCCGATAGTCATGAAGTAACCGGAGCCTACCCTGCCGTGCTTGGGTCAGACTTCCATTACTATCTTGACAAGAGCGACACAGAAAGAGGCTACCACACCGATGCAGTAAAATGGGCTTACCAACAAGGGCTTGTTGTTACTTTTGACTGGCACATTAGCGCCCGAAACACCTCATCGTACACCTGCGATGGATCACCTGTTAATCTGGCTAAGAATATTGCCACTGGAAATACAAATGGCGATCGCGATTGGTACCTCGCTGAATTGGATAAGGTGGTCGACATCATTAACAACGATTTGGTCGTGAACGGTGAGAACATACCCATTGTATTCAGGCCACTGCATGAAATGAATGGCAATTGGTTTTGGTGGGGCGCCAACTGTTCAGGATTTACCCCTGCTGAGTACAAAGCTCTCTTTCAACTAACAGTCAAATATATTAAAGAAAGAACAACAAGTGTTTTATTCTGTTGGTCGCCCAATAGTCCGGTTAACAGTACGGTAATCACGAATTATTACCCTGGCGATGAATATGTAGATGTACTTGGCCTGGATATGTATGAAATTACAGCGAACCCTTTTCGTCAATATATAGCAGCTATTGTAGACTATGCCCAGACACACGGTAAAATTGCGGTGTTGAGTGAAACCGGATATCGAAACGATACAGGAAACGGAGAAACTGCCGCTAAGTATTGGAACGATACCGTGCTGCCGGCTATTGTAAATGATACATCCGGAAAGGCATTAAATATTGCATGGGTATTGACGTGGATTAACGCCAGTTGGTCGCATCCCTATGTGCCACATGCCGCCAGTACAACAGCGGCCAAACAAAGCTTCAGCAATTTTAAAAACTCAAAACATGTGATGTTTAGCGATGAGATTGAAAACATATATCAGCCTCTACTCATCCTGTCAAACGAAGAAAATTTTAACGCGGATAACGTGCATGTGAAGCTTATCCCGGACCGGCATCAGATTGTTGTTGAGTTTAAAGAATTCTACTCACCAACATGGGTCAGTATTTTTGATCTGTCCGGAAAGAAATTAATCGAAGAAAAAACAGACAAACAGGAAATTATCTTTTCAACGGAACGACTGTTGATAAAACCAGCAGTTTATATCATTAAGGTTGCAAACGCAAACAAAACCGTAGTTCAGAAATTATTGATACGATAAGTTCTTCACCGTGTATGGGTGAATGCACTGTTTGTTTTAAAAGGATAAAATGAATAGATTAATATTCATGAAACGGAATACAGCAGCGAATAGAAGAAGTAGCGCCCTCCTGCTATGGATGAGCATCCTGGTGATTGTGTTAATTCCGTTTATCAGCCAGGCTCAACCCGAAGATTTACACAAGAAAAAACTCGTATTTGATCAGCTGCAGGAAGAGTTAAGCTTATCACAAAGTTCAATCAATTGTATCTTACAGGACAGCGAAGGATACCTCTGGATCGGTACCTGGTCAGGATTGATTCGCTATGATGGATATACAACCACCGTGTTTCACTCCGAAAATCAACCCGGAAAATTACAAAGCAATAAGATACTTACGCTATACGAAGATCAATCCGGATTTCTGTGGATAGGCACACATATGGGCGGCCTTTTCCGGTATAACAAAAACAATACTACGTTTGAAAAATTTGCAAACGATGAGCTTGATCCATCCAGTCTAAGCAACAATAATATCCGCGCCATACAGGAAGATGCTGCAGGCAATTTGTGGATTGGAACTGAAAATGGAATCAACATTCTTAAAAAAGATGGCTCAGGTTTTTCACACATCAATACTAAAACCTCCCCTACGCTTACTCACGACTATATTACATCATTACACAAGTCAGCCAACAACGAAATGTGGATTGGCACAGTCTACGGACTCAATAAATTACAAAGTGGCGATGACCGTTATGTGTTTAAAAACTACCTGTTCGATAAGGAACCGGAAAACCATGGGTTACATAACCACATTTATGATATCGCAAGTCTTCCTACTGAAAATGGTACCGGCATTTGGCTAACAACCAAAAAAGGACTTAAGGCGCTTATTAATGGACAGCTTAACAGCTATAGCGTCCCTAACAAACCCGCAAGTTACAGTTTGTTTAGCAGTCTTCAGGTTGTTCCGGGCGACCGCCCCTACCTGATAGCGGGTTCTGAGTCTGGAATTTCATTCTTCGATGTAGCGGCCATGCAATTTGATGAACGCATTCAAACCGGTTGGAACGAAATGAATTTAAGCCACGGTTCTGTCACATCGTTATATATTGATCGTGGTGGTGTATTGTGGGTGGGTACAAAAAAGGGTATCAATAAATTTGACTCGTACACTAAAGAATTTGAGTCGTTTACTGTTGCCCAGTTCGATAAAACCAAAAGTATTATTACAGGCATTCAACTATCCGCTACTGGAGGGTATTGGATATCTACCATTGGTGGAGGGCTTTATAAGTTTGATGGAAATAATTCCTTCACAAAGTATAAGATTATCGCACCGGAAGAAAATACCTTCACCGAGTTTGTTCAAACCCTGTACTCTGATGGAAAGGGAAGTGTATGGGTGGGCACCGCTGGCGCTGGCGTTTATCACTTCAATGAACATCAGCTTACCACACCAGAGATCACTTCTTACAATCATTATTCAACTGAAACCAATCCTATATTAAAGGATAATTACATCATGGCCATAACAAGCGATGGACGTGACAATGTATTGATTGGAACATGGAGCGGTGGCTTATATAAGATTCTGCAACATGGTGATGTTATTCGCTATGAAGATCCGCGGCTGTCAACCGCACCTAATGTGATCCTATATGTTGACCGGTCGGGCACAACCTGGGTAGGCACCCGCGGCAATGGTTTCTTCAGCATTAAAGAAGACGGAGTAGAGCTAAAAGTAGAACACTATAAACGATCGGAGACAAATAGCATCAACGATAATTTCATCAACTGCATATATGAAGATCATGCCGGAATTTTTTGGCTGGCAACCGATGGCGGATTAAGTTCCTTTGACAGAAGGCGTAACATCTTTGAGCATTACAAAATTGAGGGAGGCCCCAGTAACGATGTTATTGTGAGCATCCTGGAGGATAGTCAGGGAAAATTATGGCTTGCCCACTGGAATGGCTTGACCGTAGTTGACCCTTCAGATGAAACCTGGACACGAAACTATGATCGAAACGATCATATCATGGGCGGTTTCTACTATAATAATGTTTGTACCAAAGGCATAGAGGGAGAGCTGCTGTTTGCAGGTTCGGAAGGTTTTAACCGGATTGACACAAAAAAAATAATTCAACGACCTGAAAATTCTCCTTTAGCCATTACCCAGTTTGAATTATTTGGAAAAGACGTTGCCTATGGAGAAGAAGTAAACGGCCGAACACTGTTAAACGAACCGCTTCGCAATAACTCCATCATTGAATTGAAGCATTTCGAAAACTCCATTGCCTTCGAGTTTGCCTCGCTCGATTTTGCAGCTCCTCCTAAAATCCGGTATGCGTATATGCTGGAAGGATTTAACGATACCTGGAGTTACACAGAAAGTGATAGAAGGTTTGCCAACTATACCAACCTGAACCCCGGTACCTACACGTTTAAGGTAAAGGCATCCGGCATAGACGGTACCTGGCAGGAAAAGTACAGTCAGCTCACGCTTATCATTCATCCGCCTTGGTGGAAAACATACTGGGCAGCCGTATTATATGTATTGCTCGGATTTGTAGCCCTGTACATTTTCAGAAAATTCATTCTGCTACGTGCCAACTTGCTTCACGACATAAAACTTGAACGCTTACAACGCGAAAACCTGGAAAAGTTAAACAAAGCCAAACTCGATTTCTTTACGAATATTTCTCACGAGTTCCGTACACCACTTACCCTTATACTCGGGCCGGCACAATCACTTTTAGAATCGGGAGAGTTAAGCAAGCAGGGAAGAAACGATGTTGCCAGTATCAGCGACAATTCGCAACGCTTGCTAAGGCTTGTTAATCAACTGCTAGATTTCAGAAAAGCCGAATCAGGAAACCTTGACCTGAAAGTATCTGAAGGCAACATGGTGAGGTTTGTGCGTGAAATCAAACTTTCATTTGATTCGCTAGCTGAACAGATGCAGATCAATTTCCGCATGGAATCTACCCATGAAAATATTAAGGTGTGGTTTGATCGCGATCAATTTGAAAAAATCCTGTTCAACCTGTTATCCAATGCATTTAAACACACTCCGCAAGGCGGAAGAATCGTGCTTGAGGTGAATGACGTGGGTAACCATGTGGAGATTATCGTAAAAGACTCCGGTAGAGGCATCCGCCAGGAACACTTCGAACAAATTTTTCAAACCTTTTTCAGTTATGATGAAGACCGGCAACATACCGGAACAGGCATAGGACTTGCACTTTCAAAAAGCCTGATCGATATGCACCACGGAACCCTTCAGGTTGAAAGTAAGGAAGGGGAATACACACATTTTAAGATCACCTTAAAGAAAGGAAAAGACCACTTCACTCATGAAGAAATTCAACCCTGGTCAGATGACCTGGAATCCATGGACCACTACCCTTCGCTGATTGATGCGGAATGGAGCTCCATCGTTTACGAGGAGTCAAATGAAAAGAGCGACAGAAGCAAATCGTCCTTACCGAAACTGTTGATCGTGGAAGATGTTGGCGCTGTACGCGCGTACATTAAATCGATTTTTAATAAAAATTATACAGTTATAGAAGCCACACAAGGTGAAGAAGGATGGGATAAGGCGTTGAACAACATCCCCGATATTATTATCAGCGATGTAATGATGCCGGTTATGGATGGCATTACGTTATGTAAGCGACTAAAATCTGACAAACGAACATCACACATTCCACTTATTTTGCTTACTGCGCGTACCTCCTTGATTTTTAAAGTGGAAGGGCTTGAAACGGGGGCTGATGAATACCTGACAAAGCCATTCAACCCCAGGGTGCTGGAGTTAAAAGCGAGAAACCTGCTTCAACTTCGTGCTCGCTTGCACGAAGCCTTTAAGAACAGCCAGGTACTTAACATTGAACCTAAAAAAGTAACACTCAACTCAGCAGACGAATTATTCATACAACAAGTGCTGGAGAGCATAGAAAACAACATGCCTAATGCTGAGTACACCATAGAACATCTTTGCCATGATGTTGCCATGAGCCGCATGCAGCTATACCGAAAACTAAAAGCACTCACAGGCCTTTCTGCCAATGAGTTTATTCGTTGCATGCGCTTGAAACGTGCTGCACAACTGTTGGAACAACAACAGCTTACCATAGCAGAAGTGACCTACGAAGTTGGATTTACAGATCTCCCCTACTTCCGTGAATGTTTTAAGAAAATGTTTGGCGTTACACCTTCAGAATATGCCCAACGAAACATGATGGAGAAATAATGAAATGTAGCCTAAGAATCGTTCTGTTTGTTATCCTCATAGCTGATGTCAGTGCAGCAAAAGCGAATGTCATTCTACCATCCCTTTTCAGCGATCACATGGTGCTGCAACAAAATACCACCGTTACCATTTGGGGATGGGCCAAGGCGCTGGAAGAAGTAAAAATTACAGTAAGCTGGAATACAGCCAAAGAATACAAGAAAGTGACGGATGTTACCTCCCACTGGAGTTTCAATATTGAAACCCCAAAAGCCGGAGGCCCCTATCAGATTACCATACAAGGGTATAACACCATTGTTATCGATGATGTACTTATTGGTGAAGTGTGGTTGGGCAGTGGTCAATCTAACATGGAGTGGACGCCAGCCATGAAAATTGATGGTGGTGAAGATGAAAAATTGAAAGCCAATTATCCGCAGCTACGGTTTTTTACAGTTCTGCCCTGGGCTGATCCAACACCACAAAAGTATGTGGCCGGAAAATGGGTGGTGTGTACTCCGGAAAGTATGTACTACTTCAGCGCGTTGATGTATTTTTTCGGAAGGGAAATTCATTCCAAAGTAAATGCTCCAGTCGGACTTATCTGTTCAGCTTGGGGTGGTTCACCTGCTGAAGCGTGGATGCCTGAATCCATTTTTGAAAGTGACAACATCTTAAAAGCAAGCGCCAATTCATTAACGCCTGTCAGGTGGAGCCCGATTGAACCGGCACGTTTGTACAACACTATGGTCCATCCTCTAATTCCTTACAAGATCAAGGGCGCATTGTGGTATCAAGGTGAAGCAAACACAAGCAATGCTAACCACTACCAACGAACACTAACAGCGCTGATTAACAGTTGGCGCGCGTCATGGGGCTACGACTTTCCATTCTACATCGTCCAGATAGCCCCATGGTCGGGTTATGGTAAGGATAATGTTTCGGGAGCTGTTGTACGGGATCAACAACGAAAAGTAACGGAGTCAGTTCCTAATACCGGGTTGGTAGTTGTATCCGATATTGGCGATCTGGAAGACATCCATCCCCGAAACAAAATCGATGTGGGAAAAAGATTGGTGGCATGGGCACTTCATCATGATTATGGATTTACCATTCCATTTTCAGGGCCGCTGTATCAATCGTATGAAATAAAAAATGGTAAGGTAATTATTCATTTCAGGCACAGCGAAGGAGGATTGTTAGCCAAAGGTGGCGTGTTAAGCGAGTTTGAGCTCTACGATGGGAAACAGTGGCTTTCTGCTTCTGCTAAAATCAACGGAGCAACTGTAGTCCTGA contains these protein-coding regions:
- a CDS encoding glycoside hydrolase family 30 beta sandwich domain-containing protein — translated: MKISKLVISACCLLVITILFSCSSETPEAKEPDVDPVSDSIALTINLTNKKQEMIGFGGALTWYSNWLTSNTKVNEIADLMFTDLGIDIIRFKTWYYPDNYPSNKEVSNMSNNGDNDYAKAHWDATNQLYTLAKQRNPNVKVLLSSWGPPISLKDNNKLREGTLKKNENGFMYDEFAEYWNNLLDYTPFNPDYISIQNEPTYTNSNWTTCKWSISETAALPGYNTALNKVYDKIKNRANVPLLIGPESQDIPTYSPFVNVLKDNPNCAMFGWHPYNINSTTSAASITASLNNVASLSSKPNMMTEFSDNLSWFNTALFIQESLTRANTSAYIYWKLMWATPTSGEDAAMISTGSSPTSPYQVTPYYHLIKHFSKNIDAGYHRVETTTATTPASNLVTSAFVSPDNTKVTIVVINNGTSNAKVHFIAEGKTATGISVVQSKEGSYYTSVTTTSPSKSIILPGKTITTVVLDL
- a CDS encoding glycosyl hydrolase — its product is MLRSFAQVDDNASEKTIILYNNLKAIQNSNYFLFGQEFFNSFKFSSGSAHGDETYSDSHEVTGAYPAVLGSDFHYYLDKSDTERGYHTDAVKWAYQQGLVVTFDWHISARNTSSYTCDGSPVNLAKNIATGNTNGDRDWYLAELDKVVDIINNDLVVNGENIPIVFRPLHEMNGNWFWWGANCSGFTPAEYKALFQLTVKYIKERTTSVLFCWSPNSPVNSTVITNYYPGDEYVDVLGLDMYEITANPFRQYIAAIVDYAQTHGKIAVLSETGYRNDTGNGETAAKYWNDTVLPAIVNDTSGKALNIAWVLTWINASWSHPYVPHAASTTAAKQSFSNFKNSKHVMFSDEIENIYQPLLILSNEENFNADNVHVKLIPDRHQIVVEFKEFYSPTWVSIFDLSGKKLIEEKTDKQEIIFSTERLLIKPAVYIIKVANANKTVVQKLLIR
- a CDS encoding two-component regulator propeller domain-containing protein, with product MKRNTAANRRSSALLLWMSILVIVLIPFISQAQPEDLHKKKLVFDQLQEELSLSQSSINCILQDSEGYLWIGTWSGLIRYDGYTTTVFHSENQPGKLQSNKILTLYEDQSGFLWIGTHMGGLFRYNKNNTTFEKFANDELDPSSLSNNNIRAIQEDAAGNLWIGTENGINILKKDGSGFSHINTKTSPTLTHDYITSLHKSANNEMWIGTVYGLNKLQSGDDRYVFKNYLFDKEPENHGLHNHIYDIASLPTENGTGIWLTTKKGLKALINGQLNSYSVPNKPASYSLFSSLQVVPGDRPYLIAGSESGISFFDVAAMQFDERIQTGWNEMNLSHGSVTSLYIDRGGVLWVGTKKGINKFDSYTKEFESFTVAQFDKTKSIITGIQLSATGGYWISTIGGGLYKFDGNNSFTKYKIIAPEENTFTEFVQTLYSDGKGSVWVGTAGAGVYHFNEHQLTTPEITSYNHYSTETNPILKDNYIMAITSDGRDNVLIGTWSGGLYKILQHGDVIRYEDPRLSTAPNVILYVDRSGTTWVGTRGNGFFSIKEDGVELKVEHYKRSETNSINDNFINCIYEDHAGIFWLATDGGLSSFDRRRNIFEHYKIEGGPSNDVIVSILEDSQGKLWLAHWNGLTVVDPSDETWTRNYDRNDHIMGGFYYNNVCTKGIEGELLFAGSEGFNRIDTKKIIQRPENSPLAITQFELFGKDVAYGEEVNGRTLLNEPLRNNSIIELKHFENSIAFEFASLDFAAPPKIRYAYMLEGFNDTWSYTESDRRFANYTNLNPGTYTFKVKASGIDGTWQEKYSQLTLIIHPPWWKTYWAAVLYVLLGFVALYIFRKFILLRANLLHDIKLERLQRENLEKLNKAKLDFFTNISHEFRTPLTLILGPAQSLLESGELSKQGRNDVASISDNSQRLLRLVNQLLDFRKAESGNLDLKVSEGNMVRFVREIKLSFDSLAEQMQINFRMESTHENIKVWFDRDQFEKILFNLLSNAFKHTPQGGRIVLEVNDVGNHVEIIVKDSGRGIRQEHFEQIFQTFFSYDEDRQHTGTGIGLALSKSLIDMHHGTLQVESKEGEYTHFKITLKKGKDHFTHEEIQPWSDDLESMDHYPSLIDAEWSSIVYEESNEKSDRSKSSLPKLLIVEDVGAVRAYIKSIFNKNYTVIEATQGEEGWDKALNNIPDIIISDVMMPVMDGITLCKRLKSDKRTSHIPLILLTARTSLIFKVEGLETGADEYLTKPFNPRVLELKARNLLQLRARLHEAFKNSQVLNIEPKKVTLNSADELFIQQVLESIENNMPNAEYTIEHLCHDVAMSRMQLYRKLKALTGLSANEFIRCMRLKRAAQLLEQQQLTIAEVTYEVGFTDLPYFRECFKKMFGVTPSEYAQRNMMEK
- a CDS encoding sialate O-acetylesterase; this encodes MKCSLRIVLFVILIADVSAAKANVILPSLFSDHMVLQQNTTVTIWGWAKALEEVKITVSWNTAKEYKKVTDVTSHWSFNIETPKAGGPYQITIQGYNTIVIDDVLIGEVWLGSGQSNMEWTPAMKIDGGEDEKLKANYPQLRFFTVLPWADPTPQKYVAGKWVVCTPESMYYFSALMYFFGREIHSKVNAPVGLICSAWGGSPAEAWMPESIFESDNILKASANSLTPVRWSPIEPARLYNTMVHPLIPYKIKGALWYQGEANTSNANHYQRTLTALINSWRASWGYDFPFYIVQIAPWSGYGKDNVSGAVVRDQQRKVTESVPNTGLVVVSDIGDLEDIHPRNKIDVGKRLVAWALHHDYGFTIPFSGPLYQSYEIKNGKVIIHFRHSEGGLLAKGGVLSEFELYDGKQWLSASAKINGATVVLNTKPLQTVKGFRFAYKNDSNPNLFNKANLPASCFEVLIDK